One window of the Kiritimatiellales bacterium genome contains the following:
- a CDS encoding LacI family DNA-binding transcriptional regulator codes for MKKTTIYTLAKELNLSPSTISKALNNSPNINAETAALVRRKAAEQDFTLRPFVSRSTNICAVLQTTGIQDNCFTPYTIAVMQGMMEYLQEHELEFSILNDSAEQLNNGTLQRQLGKRNVNGAVLININKDCFFWRELDRHEFPYCSLLTDHCNPQRQLSIDNSQAAEQAIDYLLQLGHRNIAVLSTPIGTKRVNGYRKALERAGLQPNPDYIIQADYEIDGLVFGHSCVTDLFRRKPEITALLVMGSRAAIGAMHAFYHLGISIPQQVSLIAFDDAPEAAYLNPPLTVMRVPNKKLGYSAARWVHRMITGTAGNDIRIQESWMRGELVVRGSTGQPRNQPGQLK; via the coding sequence ATGAAAAAAACAACTATTTATACGCTAGCCAAAGAATTAAATCTCAGCCCGTCAACCATCAGTAAAGCGCTGAATAATTCTCCGAATATTAACGCTGAAACCGCCGCACTCGTCCGCCGGAAAGCTGCCGAACAGGACTTTACCCTGCGCCCGTTCGTCTCGCGCAGTACGAATATCTGCGCGGTATTACAGACGACCGGCATACAGGATAACTGCTTTACCCCCTACACGATCGCTGTAATGCAGGGAATGATGGAGTATCTGCAGGAGCATGAACTGGAATTTTCAATCCTTAACGACAGCGCTGAACAGTTGAATAACGGAACGCTGCAACGACAGCTTGGTAAGCGGAACGTCAACGGGGCGGTTTTAATTAACATCAATAAAGACTGTTTTTTTTGGCGGGAACTTGACCGCCATGAATTTCCATATTGCAGCCTGCTGACTGACCATTGTAACCCGCAGCGGCAACTGTCAATCGACAACTCTCAGGCTGCCGAACAGGCAATTGACTATCTGCTGCAGCTCGGACACCGGAATATCGCCGTACTGTCAACGCCGATCGGCACAAAGCGCGTTAATGGTTACCGAAAAGCACTGGAACGCGCCGGACTCCAGCCAAATCCTGATTATATTATTCAGGCTGATTATGAAATTGACGGTCTGGTATTTGGACATAGCTGCGTGACAGATTTATTCCGCCGGAAACCGGAAATTACCGCCCTGCTGGTGATGGGCTCACGCGCAGCGATCGGCGCAATGCATGCATTTTATCACCTCGGAATTTCAATTCCACAGCAGGTATCGCTGATTGCATTCGACGATGCGCCGGAAGCAGCCTATTTGAATCCGCCGCTCACGGTCATGCGCGTTCCAAATAAAAAACTCGGCTACTCCGCCGCCCGATGGGTTCACCGGATGATCACCGGTACCGCCGGAAATGATATCCGGATTCAGGAATCATGGATGCGCGGAGAACTCGTTGTGCGCGGCAGTACCGGCCAGCCGCGCAACCAGCCGGGGCAGTTGAAATGA
- a CDS encoding PIG-L family deacetylase, with product MSTARRFLIFGAHPDDPDVYTGGLAIQLASAGHQVKFVSLTDGSAGHHIQRGMELISRRYAETQAAAKLAGLTEYQVMNNRDAELENTLNNRAEITRIIRNFSPDAVITHRLCDYHADHRTTAQLVLDTSFLVQVPNYCPDTPPPAVNPVYAHCGDPFTDPRPVRPDVAVNIDPVINDKFKLLDCHTSQFYEWLPWIQRHPDFNNINKWSWMEKRRYLDEIWGARNRQAADNARDVLIELYGKAGRNCVYAEIYEQTPYGRQLPLKEFQRLFLP from the coding sequence ATGAGCACCGCCAGACGGTTTTTAATTTTCGGCGCACATCCGGATGATCCGGATGTATATACCGGCGGACTGGCGATCCAGCTCGCGAGCGCCGGGCATCAAGTAAAATTTGTTTCGTTAACGGACGGCAGCGCCGGGCACCATATCCAGCGCGGCATGGAACTGATCTCCCGGCGCTATGCTGAAACACAGGCCGCTGCAAAACTGGCGGGGTTGACCGAATATCAGGTAATGAACAACCGTGACGCAGAACTGGAAAACACCTTAAACAACCGGGCTGAAATTACCCGGATTATCCGTAATTTTTCTCCGGATGCGGTGATTACCCACCGGTTGTGTGATTACCATGCGGATCATCGCACCACAGCTCAGCTGGTGCTGGACACATCATTTCTGGTGCAGGTGCCGAATTACTGTCCTGATACGCCGCCGCCGGCCGTCAATCCGGTCTACGCACACTGCGGTGACCCGTTTACCGATCCGCGCCCGGTCCGGCCTGATGTTGCGGTTAATATTGATCCGGTCATCAATGATAAATTTAAACTGCTCGATTGCCATACATCTCAGTTTTACGAGTGGCTGCCATGGATTCAACGGCATCCGGATTTCAATAACATCAATAAGTGGTCATGGATGGAAAAACGGCGCTATCTGGATGAAATCTGGGGTGCCAGAAACCGGCAGGCGGCAGACAATGCCCGCGATGTACTGATTGAACTTTACGGCAAAGCCGGCCGCAATTGCGTTTATGCAGAAATTTACGAACAAACCCCTTATGGCCGTCAACTGCCGCTGAAAGAATTCCAGCGCCTTTTTCTTCCATAA
- a CDS encoding sulfite exporter TauE/SafE family protein gives MDSYSIFSIVLFTMALFISGLSHSVTGFGFGIVSIALLGLVMDIKEASILLAPLSFLLNLYLLYKLRHHVRLNGLIPLLITYLICVPFGGILLFSVNEKFLSALLGGLMIFAAIQRIMAGCRKKEIQKTWHPVAGGVPCGIAGGLLTGAFGTGGPPVVSFLLNRNLDRFTFVAATQLLFTLGNAIRAVQFLHRGNLEMNDLNLLLPGMCGMISGALFGLCLLRRMSETALTRVLAGFLIFTGLWFLYKAY, from the coding sequence ATGGATTCATACAGTATTTTCTCCATTGTGCTTTTCACCATGGCTCTTTTTATTTCTGGATTATCGCACTCCGTCACCGGCTTCGGGTTTGGGATTGTCTCCATTGCGCTGCTCGGCCTGGTGATGGACATTAAAGAAGCCTCTATTCTGCTGGCGCCGCTGAGTTTTTTATTAAATCTGTATCTCCTGTATAAGCTGCGGCATCACGTACGCCTGAACGGTCTGATTCCGCTGTTAATCACCTATCTCATTTGTGTGCCGTTCGGAGGAATTCTATTGTTTTCCGTTAACGAAAAATTTCTGAGCGCATTGCTGGGCGGCTTAATGATATTCGCCGCCATTCAGCGCATCATGGCCGGATGTCGCAAAAAAGAGATACAGAAAACCTGGCATCCGGTTGCGGGCGGCGTTCCATGCGGCATTGCGGGCGGACTGCTGACCGGCGCATTCGGAACCGGCGGACCGCCGGTCGTCAGTTTTCTGCTGAACCGGAATCTGGACCGGTTTACCTTTGTCGCAGCAACTCAATTGCTGTTTACACTGGGAAATGCAATCAGGGCGGTTCAGTTTCTGCACCGGGGCAATCTGGAAATGAACGATCTGAACCTGTTACTGCCCGGCATGTGCGGCATGATCAGCGGCGCGTTGTTCGGCCTCTGTTTATTACGACGGATGTCTGAAACGGCATTAACCAGAGTTCTGGCCGGATTTTTAATCTTCACCGGACTCTGGTTCTTATATAAAGCATATTAG
- a CDS encoding TIR domain-containing protein, protein MPYRNKTFVSFDADSDMHYYRLMTAWKQNDGFSFNFYDAHDLCQARDSSKEESIKAQLAERLRNSKMFLLLIGEKTRYLHKFVHWEIEQAIKRELPIIAINLNGKRSFDATRCPPVLSEKLAIHISFGCKIVQHALDNWTRAC, encoded by the coding sequence ATGCCGTATAGAAATAAAACATTTGTATCTTTCGATGCCGATTCTGACATGCATTATTATCGGTTGATGACGGCATGGAAACAGAATGATGGTTTTTCGTTTAACTTTTATGATGCGCATGATTTATGCCAAGCGCGAGATTCTAGTAAAGAAGAATCCATTAAAGCGCAATTAGCTGAACGATTGAGAAACTCTAAAATGTTCCTTTTATTAATCGGTGAAAAAACTAGATATTTACACAAATTTGTACATTGGGAAATAGAACAAGCAATAAAACGCGAATTACCAATAATAGCGATAAATTTAAATGGCAAACGATCTTTTGATGCAACACGGTGTCCCCCAGTTCTTTCCGAAAAACTTGCAATTCATATTAGTTTTGGGTGTAAAATCGTTCAACACGCCTTGGATAATTGGACTAGGGCGTGTTAA
- a CDS encoding NfeD family protein, with protein MKAKIGWIVILFAAWSHFVFAAETKMTQTALPPAAEGKQLVYEIPIKEQISPSLLYIIRRGVTAAEKNHADAIVFVMDTPGGRVDVTREIIAIIRDIKTPVYTFIERDAYSAGAIIALATPNIYMAPGSVIGAATPMMMSPAGGAQDLNEEVSEKMKSAVAAMVRAAAEQGGHDPALAEAMVRREMEYSIGTNVVSKAGELLTLTASEAAGILSKGTVADVPALLTAAGMTGAEIVTLEVTGAEKLARIISVAAPILLMIGLGGIYLEIKTPGFGIFGIGGILALALFFFGHHIAGLSGMEDIVIFAVGVMLLLIEIFVTPGFGILGISGIALIILSLVTAMSWKMPGELLPAISGGGATLQTALINLAIAFAGLIIFAIAAAKWLPEARVIRPLMLGTDSEISGGAVRERTDLIGKEGIALTNLIPSGRIRISGNDVNVISRGEFIAKDTAVKITAVHGSRIIVEKI; from the coding sequence ATGAAAGCAAAAATCGGCTGGATTGTCATTCTGTTTGCCGCATGGAGTCATTTCGTTTTTGCCGCAGAAACAAAAATGACTCAAACGGCTCTGCCGCCGGCGGCAGAGGGGAAACAGCTCGTTTATGAGATTCCGATCAAAGAGCAGATCAGTCCGTCGCTGCTGTACATCATCCGGCGCGGGGTTACCGCCGCCGAAAAAAATCACGCCGATGCAATTGTATTTGTGATGGATACGCCCGGCGGACGCGTCGACGTCACGCGCGAAATCATCGCCATCATCCGCGACATTAAAACGCCGGTGTATACATTCATTGAGCGCGACGCCTATTCCGCCGGTGCCATTATCGCGCTCGCTACACCGAATATTTATATGGCGCCCGGCAGCGTTATCGGCGCCGCCACGCCGATGATGATGAGCCCGGCCGGCGGCGCGCAGGATTTAAATGAAGAGGTCAGCGAAAAAATGAAATCCGCCGTCGCCGCCATGGTGCGCGCCGCTGCAGAGCAGGGCGGACACGATCCGGCGCTCGCTGAAGCGATGGTGCGGCGTGAAATGGAATACAGCATCGGCACCAATGTTGTCAGCAAAGCCGGTGAACTGCTCACACTCACCGCCAGTGAAGCCGCCGGAATTTTATCCAAAGGCACCGTTGCGGACGTTCCGGCACTGCTCACCGCCGCCGGAATGACCGGCGCCGAAATTGTTACGCTTGAAGTCACCGGTGCCGAAAAACTTGCGCGCATCATTTCGGTTGCGGCGCCGATTCTTTTAATGATCGGACTGGGCGGAATTTACCTTGAGATTAAAACACCGGGGTTTGGAATCTTCGGTATCGGCGGAATTCTTGCGCTCGCGCTTTTCTTTTTTGGACACCATATCGCCGGACTGTCCGGCATGGAAGATATCGTCATATTTGCCGTCGGCGTTATGCTGCTGCTGATTGAAATTTTTGTCACACCGGGGTTTGGCATACTCGGCATCAGTGGCATTGCGCTGATCATTCTTTCACTCGTCACCGCCATGAGCTGGAAAATGCCCGGCGAACTTCTGCCGGCAATTTCCGGCGGCGGAGCCACACTGCAGACTGCACTCATCAACCTCGCCATCGCCTTCGCCGGGTTAATCATATTTGCCATTGCCGCCGCCAAATGGCTGCCGGAAGCGCGTGTTATCCGGCCGCTCATGCTCGGCACCGACTCAGAAATTTCCGGCGGTGCTGTGCGCGAACGCACAGATCTGATCGGAAAGGAAGGCATCGCGCTCACGAACTTGATTCCATCCGGGCGCATCCGGATTTCAGGTAACGATGTCAACGTCATTTCACGCGGCGAATTCATCGCAAAAGACACCGCCGTAAAAATCACCGCAGTGCATGGCAGCCGGATTATTGTCGAAAAAATTTAA
- the thiF gene encoding sulfur carrier protein ThiS adenylyltransferase ThiF — protein MKTKLTKTEWDAVLIERHGAAVHEKLKAATAGIAGLGGLGSAVAVALTRSGIGKLILGDFDRVEPSNLNRQHYFMDQLGELKTDALAANLRRINPYLTLELYAEKIMPENVSPIFSGVDVMIEAFDRADQKAMLLQEFTAQCAGIPFIGASGMAGCGAGETIGVKKLSANVYIVGDLKTGLSPEHGLMAPRVGIAAHMQANLALQIILGQV, from the coding sequence ATGAAAACAAAACTGACGAAAACGGAGTGGGATGCGGTTCTGATTGAACGGCACGGCGCGGCGGTGCATGAAAAACTGAAAGCGGCAACGGCGGGGATCGCGGGACTCGGCGGACTGGGTTCAGCGGTTGCGGTCGCGCTGACGCGTTCCGGAATCGGAAAACTGATTCTCGGCGATTTTGACCGCGTTGAACCGAGCAATTTAAACCGTCAGCATTATTTTATGGATCAGCTCGGCGAACTGAAGACCGATGCGCTGGCCGCAAATCTGCGCCGGATTAATCCGTATCTTACTTTAGAACTGTACGCTGAAAAAATTATGCCGGAAAATGTATCGCCGATTTTTTCCGGCGTGGATGTAATGATTGAGGCGTTTGACCGCGCCGATCAGAAAGCGATGCTGCTGCAGGAATTTACTGCGCAGTGCGCCGGAATTCCGTTTATCGGCGCATCCGGCATGGCGGGGTGCGGCGCCGGCGAAACAATCGGTGTGAAAAAGCTGTCTGCAAATGTGTACATTGTCGGCGATTTAAAAACCGGTTTGTCTCCGGAACACGGGCTGATGGCGCCGCGCGTCGGCATCGCTGCTCATATGCAGGCGAATCTGGCG